A single region of the Raphanus sativus cultivar WK10039 chromosome 1, ASM80110v3, whole genome shotgun sequence genome encodes:
- the LOC108843592 gene encoding probable fucosyltransferase 7, producing the protein MKMKLMLTAGTCLVLWSVMLVSFSNVFQHHLLSAIVNDSKDSEKPRDKLLEDLLTSDFDEDSCLSRYQSSLYRKPFPYKPAEYLISKLRSYEKLHKRCGPGTEAYKQATKNLGHDDENYANKHVGECKYIVWVAVYGLGNRILTLASVFLYALLTERVVLVDQSKDISDLFCEPFPGTSWLLPNDFPLMKQIDGYDKGYPRCYGTMLKNQTINSTSIPLHLYLHILHDSRDEDKMFFCQKDQTMIDKVPWLIVKANVYFVPSLWFNPTFQTELIDERPEYNTVFYHLARYLFHPTNQVWGMVTRSYDAYLSRADETLGIQVRVFSRRAGYLQHVMNQIVACTQREKLLPELTTLESQVTNTSRSKKLKAVLVTSLYPEYSNNLKNMYWERPTSTGEIIEVYQPSGERFQQTDKKLHDQKALAEMYLLSLTDNIVTSARSTFGYVAHSLGGLKPWLLYQPARGKTPNPPCVRAVSMEPCFLTPPTHGCEARRIVNSAKVLPFVRHCEDLRHDGLKLFDDTKDEL; encoded by the exons ATgaagatgaagcttatgttaaCAGCCGGCACTTGCTTAGTACTTTGGTCGGTGATGTTAGTATCTTTCTCAAACGTCTTCCAACACCACCTTCTTAGCGCTATAGTCAACG ATTCAAAGGATTCCGAAAAACCTAGGGACAAACTGTTAGAAGATCTTTTAACTTCTGATTTCGATGAAGATTCTTGCTTGAGTAGGTATCAGTCTTCCTTGTATCGCAAGCCATTTCCTTACAAGCCTGCTGAATATCTTATCTCTAAGCTTAGAAGCTATGAGAAACTTCACAAGCGTTGCGGTCCAGGCACAGAAGCATACAAGCAAGCAACAAAAAATCTTGGTCATGATGATGAGAATTATGCAAACAAACATGTTGGTGAATGCAAATACATTGTGTGGGTCGCGGTTTACGGTCTTGGAAACAGAATACTAACCCTTGCCTCTGTCTTCCTCTACGCGCTCTTGACAGAGAGAGTCGTCCTTGTTGATCAAAGCAAAGACATAAGTGATCTCTTCTGCGAGCCGTTTCCAGGTACTTCATGGTTACTCCCTAATGACTTCCCATTAATGAAGCAGATTGATGGCTACGACAAAGGATACCCTCGTTGTTACGGAACAATGTTGAAGAATCAAACCATTAACTCGACTTCAATTCCGCTGCATCTGTATCTTCATATCCTACATGATTCGAGAGATGAAGATAAGATGTTCTTCTGCCAAAAGGATCAAACCATGATCGACAAAGTCCCTTGGTTGATTGTCAAAGCCAATGTCTACTTTGTTCCATCTCTATGGTTTAATCCAACTTTCCAAACCGAACTAATTGATGAGAgac CCGAATATAACACCGTCTTCTACCACTTGGCTCGATATCTTTTTCACCCGACAAATCAAGTTTGGGGTATGGTCACAAGATCATACGATGCTTACTTATCAAGAGCAGACGAAACACTTGGGATACAAGTAAGGGTTTTCAGCAGACGCGCTGGATATCTCCAACACGTCATGAACCAGATTGTTGCCTGTACACAAAGAGAGAAACTCTTGCCTGAGTTGACTACACTTGAATCACAAGTCACCAATACATCAAGAAGCAAGAAACTTAAAGCTGTTCTTGTCACATCTCTGTATCCAGAGTACTCTAATAACCTAAAGAACATGTATTGGGAACGGCCAACTTCGACAGGAGAGATCATAGAAGTCTATCAGCCAAGTGGAGAAAGGTTTCAGCAAacagacaagaagcttcacgacCAAAAGGCGCTCGCCGAGATGTATCTTCTGAGCTTAACTGATAACATTGTCACAAGCGCAAGGTCTACGTTTGGATATGTTGCTCATAGTCTTGGAGGGTTAAAGCCATGGTTACTCTATCAACCAGCAAGAGGCAAGACTCCTAATCCACCATGTGTTCGTGCTGTATCCATGGAGCCTTGTTTCCTGACTCCTCCCACTCATGGATGTGAAGCTAGAAGGATAGTTAATTCGGCCAAAGTCCTTCCTTTTGTTAGACATTGTGAGGATCTTAGGCATGACGGGCTTAAACTATTTGATGATACTAAAGATGAGTTGTAG
- the LOC108813286 gene encoding photosynthetic NDH subunit of lumenal location 2, chloroplastic-like: MSSFTTKTPPPYLRRPNHHRRVNPLYPVICCVRESQQDSFTRRRTLSTLITLTAIVPTSSALAQEKWGTRSFIKEKYFQPGLSPEDAAARIKQTAEGLKDMREMLDHMSWRYVIFYLRLKQAYLSQDLTNAMNILPESRRNDYVLAANQLVENMSELDFYVRTPKVYESYLYYEKTLKSIDDVVELLA, encoded by the exons atgagctCCTTCACCACCAAAACTCCGCCACCTTATCTACGCCGGCCAAATCACCATCGCCGCGTAAACCCACTATACCCTGTCATTTGCTGCGTCAGAGAATCCCAACAAGACAGCTTTACTCGCCGGAGAACCCTGTCAACGCTTATAACACTCACGGCCATCGTCCCCACGTCATCAGCATTAGCACAGGAGAAATGGGGGACGAGGTCATTCATAAAGGAGAAATACTTTCAGCCAGGGTTATCGCCGGAGGACGCTGCGGCTCGTATAAAACAGACGGCTGAAGGATTAAAAGACATGAGGGAGATGTTGGACCATATGTCGTGGAGGTACGTCATCTTTTACTTACGATTAAAACAGGCTTATCTGTCTCAGGATCTGACCAACGCCATGAACATCTTGCCGGAGAGTCGCCGGAATGATTACGTTCTAGCCGCAAACCAACTAGTGGAAAACATGAGTGAG TTGGACTTTTACGTACGGACGCCAAAGGTTTACGAGTCGTATCTCTACTACGAGAAGACATTGAAATCGATAGACGACGTGGTGGAGCTTCTTGCTTAA
- the LOC108813275 gene encoding KH domain-containing protein HEN4 — MASSTVRNVHGKRSSFQSEFTGNGASKRRNLQDETDRNVIGSEDTVYRYLCPVKKTGSIIGKGGEIAKQIRSETKANMRINEALPGCEERVVTIYSTSDELNHFGDDGEIVCPALDALFKVHDMVVADSNDDDDDDDDLGEKQTVTVRMLVPSDQIGCVIGKGGQVIQNLRTETNAQIRVIKDNLPPCALTLSHDELLQIIGEPLIVREALYQVASLLHDNPSRFQHSLLSSPSTLMHQPLTSSHRNYVRDLADATEFCVCFICPAENVGGVIGKGGGFINQIRQETGATIRVTTSETEDDDSIIFISSKEFYEDQSPTVSAAILLQERCSEKVGKDTNDSTISTRLLVSSSHIGCLIGKGGAVISEMRSVTRANIRILQKENVPKIAREDEEMVQITGNPDAAMKALTQVVLRLRANAFDMNHGLVLLPTSFPYVSQVSESSNKSKYAKRDGSRDQDYSRLNSNSKRRNHVS; from the exons ATGGCTAGTAGTACTGTGAGGAACGTGCATGGTAAGAGATCTAGTTTCCAATCTGAGTTTACTGGAAACGGAGCTAGTAAGAGAAGAAACCTTCAGGATGAGACAGATCGCAATGTCATTGGTTCTGAAGACACCGTGTACCGTTACTTGTGCCCTGTGAAGAAAACAGGGAGCATCATCGGCAAGGGGGGTGAGATAGCGAAGCAGATAAGGTCCGAGACTAAAGCAAACATGAGGATCAACGAAGCTTTGCCAGGTTGTGAGGAGCGTGTTGTTACCATATACTCCACTAGTGATGAGTTGAACCACTTTGGAGACGATGGAGAGATTGTTTGCCCTGCCTTGGATGCTCTTTTCAAGGTTCACGACATGGTTGTAGCGGACAgtaacgatgatgatgatgatgatgatgatcttggCGAGAAACAAACGGTTACTGTGAGGATGCTTGTGCCTTCAGACCAGATAGGTTGTGTTATCGGGAAAGGCGGACAAGTGATTCAGAATCTTCGTACCGAGACCAATGCTCAGATTCGTGTCATTAAAGATAATCTACCTCCCTGTGCTTTGACTTTGAGCCATGATGAGCTTCTTCAA ataattGGAGAGCCTTTGATTGTAAGAGAGGCTCTTTATCAAGTTGCTTCACTGCTTCATGATAATCCATCACGGTTTCAGCACTCTCTTCTGTCTTCTCCGAGTACATTAATGCATCAGCCATTAACGAGCTCTCACAGAAACTACGTGAGAGATCTAGCCGACGCTACGGAGTTTTGTGTTTGTTTCATCTGTCCAGCTGAAAACGTCGGAGGAGTGATAGGAAAAGGAGGCGGTTTCATCAATCAGATCAGGCAAGAAACTGGTGCAACGATTAGAGTCACTACCTCGGAAACTGAAGACGATGATAGCATCATTTTCATATCATCAAAAGAG TTCTACGAAGACCAATCACCAACGGTGAGTGCAGCCATACTTTTACAAGAGCGATGCAGTGAGAAAGTTGGTAAAGATACAAATGATTCAACAATCTCCACTCGTTTACTTGTGTCGAGTTCCCATATCGGGTGCCTCATTGGAAAAGGTGGTGCTGTTATATCCGAGATGAGGAGTGTAACGCGAGCTAATATCCGTATTCTTCAAAAGGAAAATGTACCAAAAATTGCTCGTGAAGATGAGGAGATGGTTCAG ATTACAGGAAATCCTGATGCAGCTATGAAAGCTCTTACCCAAGTGGTCTTGCGGTTAAGAGCTAACGCTTTCGACATGAATCATGGACTTGTCTTGCTACCAACATCGTTTCCATATGTCTCTCAAGTATCCGAAAGTTCAAACAAATCTAAATACGCAAAGCGGGATGGTTCCAGAGATCAAGACTATAGTAGACTG AATTCGAATTCCAAGAGAAGAAACCATGTTTCttaa
- the LOC130510776 gene encoding probable fucosyltransferase 8 gives MKLRTLFITCLLLWLLMLLSLFIIFNHQLLDAMTINGPRDSGKPREDKLLGGLLTEEFDEGSCLSRYQSSLYRKPSPYEPSHYLVSKLRSYEMLHKRCGPGTEAYKRATEQLGHDSRSAGECRYIVWVAAYGLGNRILSLVSAFLYALLTERVLLVDQRTDITHLFCEPFPGTSWLLPLDSPLMGRLDSSRCYGTMLKTHAINSTIRTTPSYLSLYLMHDYEDHDKMFFCERDQNLIRQVSWLVFNSNMYSVPSLWLIPSFQTELIKLFPRTDTVFHHLGRYLLHPTNQVWGLITRFYNAYLSRADETLGVQVRVLTNPAGYLEHVMNQILECTKREKLLPEVAATNKTSTSPKLKAVLVTSLYPEYSEKLRNMYWESPSSTGEMVQVHQPSQEMYQQTDEKLHDQKAFAEMYLLSLTDKLVTSGISTFGYVAQGLGGSKAWILYRPTNHSTPDPPCVKAVSMEPCFHRPPPLYGCQAEPVNSTGFVTRCEEWITGIKLVDSEYVF, from the exons ATGAAGCTAAGGACATTATTTATCACTTGCTTACTACTTTGGTTACTGATGTTACTATCATTATTCATCATCTTCAACCACCAGCTTCTTGATGCTATGACCATCAACG GTCCAAGGGATTCAGGGAAACCAAGGGAGGATAAACTCTTAGGAGGGCTGCTTACTGAAGAGTTTGATGAAGGTTCTTGCTTGAGTAGGTACCAGTCTTCATTGTACCGCAAGCCATCACCTTACGAGCCTTCTCACTATCTTGTCTCCAAGCTTAGAAGCTATGAGATGCTTCACAAGCGTTGCGGTCCAGGCACAGAAGCCTACAAGAGAGCAACAGAGCAGCTTGGTCATGACAGTAGATCCGCTGGTGAATGCAGATACATTGTGTGGGTTGCTGCTTACGGGCTTGGAAACAGAATACTATCTCTAGTTTCTGCATTCCTCTATGCTCTCTTGACAGAGAGAGTCCTTCTCGTTGACCAACGCACAGACATAACACATCTCTTCTGTGAGCCTTTCCCTGGTACTTCCTGGTTACTCCCTCTTGATTCTCCTTTGATGGGTCGGTTAGATAGTTCACGCTGTTACGGAACAATGCTGAAGACTCATGCCATTAACTCGACTATAAGaaccaccccgtcctacctcaGTCTATATCTTATGCATGACTATGAGGATCATGATAAGATGTTCTTCTGTGAAAGAGATCAGAATCTCATCAGACAAGTCTCTTGGCTGGTCTTCAACTCAAACATGTACTCTGTCCCATCTCTCTGGTTGATCCCTAGCTTCCAAACCGAACTCATCAAGCTGTTCCCACGGACAGATACAGTCTTCCACCATTTAGGTCGCTATCTTCTCCACCCTACAAACCAAGTATGGGGTTTGATCACTAGGTTCTACAACGCCTACTTATCAAGAGCAGACGAGACACTCGGAGTTCAAGTACGAGTACTAACCAACCCCGCCGGATACTTGGAGCATGTCATGAACCAGATCCTAGAATGCACCAAGCGAGAGAAACTATTACCTGAAGTGGCTGCCACTAATAAAACATCAACAAGCCCGAAGCTCAAAGCTGTTCTTGTCACATCACTTTACCCAGAGTACTCGGAGAAGCTAAGGAACATGTACTGGGAAAGCCCGAGTTCGACAGGAGAGATGGTACAAGTTCACCAACCAAGCCAAGAAATGTATCAGCAGACAGACGAGAAGCTACACGACCAAAAGGCGTTCGCTGAGATGTACCTGTTAAGCCTAACTGATAAACTTGTCACAAGCGGCATATCTACGTTCGGATACGTTGCTCAAGGTCTCGGAGGATCAAAAGCATGGATACTCTACAGGCCAACGAACCACTCAACTCCCGACCCACCATGCGTTAAAGCCGTGTCGATGGAGCCGTGTTTCCATAGACCTCCTCCGCTCTATGGTTGTCAAGCTGAGCCAGTGAATAGCACCGGTTTTGTTACGCGTTGTGAGGAGTGGATCACGGGGATTAAGCTAGTTGATTCAGAATATGTGTTTTGA
- the LOC130510783 gene encoding E3 ubiquitin-protein ligase MPSR1-like, translating to MSSEAEFAEFAALFERMIRRGEGLSRFLPLILALAAEADEDGEPTDQTAGHREFVIDPANRRVVMIRSALGEFLNGDDFSEKQGRSPASKSSVESMPRVVIGKEEERGGGGGGSCPVCLEEWSEGDVAAEMPCKHVFHSKCVEEWLGRHATCPLCRYEMPVEEVEGEKKVGVWIGFAVGSGERRNEGDGGRRDGDSNSRDGTEA from the coding sequence ATGTCTTCGGAAGCGGAGTTTGCAGAGTTTGCGGCTTTGTTCGAGAGGATGATCAGACGAGGCGAAGGTCTCTCTCGATTCTTGCCGCTGATCTTAGCTTTAGCAGCTGAAGCCGACGAGGACGGCGAACCGACCGATCAGACGGCCGGACACAGAGAGTTCGTCATCGATCCGGCGAACCGGAGAGTCGTGATGATCAGATCGGCTTTGGGGGAGTTCTTGAACGGCGACGACTTTTCGGAGAAACAAGGGAGGTCGCCGGCGTCGAAATCGTCGGTGGAGAGTATGCCACGTGTCGTGATCGGGAAAGAGgaggagagaggaggaggaggaggaggatcgtGTCCGGTTTGCCTGGAGGAGTGGTCGGAAGGCGACGTAGCGGCGGAGATGCCGTGTAAGCATGTGTTCCACTCGAAGTGTGTGGAGGAGTGGTTGGGGAGGCACGCCACGTGTCCGTTGTGTAGGTACGAGATGCCTGTTGAGGAAGTGGAGGGAGAGAAGAAAGTTGGGGTTTGGATTGGGTTCGCTGTTGGTTCTGGTGAGAGGAGAAACGAAGGAGACGGAGGGAGAAGGGATGGTGATTCGAACTCTCGAGATGGAACAGAGGCTTAG
- the LOC108814064 gene encoding uncharacterized protein LOC108814064 has product MGSLCCVAAKSDRSDSASRDFSFGPHEPYWRTNTSFSPPSSRWDVPGLTGGISLYGSSTSSNANHNTTKPQRAVSSIFRCGLCNRYISQKSPCGSRSIVRNRDMPVTGVLPCQHVFHAECLDQSTPKAHRGDPPCLICIKQEGEQSKSHNIVLRLKPFCEDGPSSTRQWACAQVGDCVESAVNVPPRNTMVMVNRNRMRKSLPLRGSSSKDSPRRVKKSSSFMESFTNQVSLVHSRGKEKV; this is encoded by the coding sequence ATGGGTTCACTATGTTGTGTGGCTGCAAAATCAGATAGGTCAGATTCTGCAAGTAGAGACTTCTCGTTTGGTCCCCATGAGCCTTATTGGAGGActaatacaagtttctctccACCTTCATCGAGATGGGATGTCCCTGGCTTAACCGGTGGTATTAGCTTATACGGATCCTCCACATCATCAAACGCTAATCACAACACTACCAAACCACAACGAGCGGTTTCAAGTATATTTAGATGCGGTTTGTGTAACAGATACATCTCACAGAAATCTCCTTGTGGATCTCGGTCCATCGTAAGAAACCGAGACATGCCCGTCACGGGAGTGCTTCCATGTCAACACGTCTTTCACGCTGAGTGTCTTGACCAATCAACTCCAAAGGCTCACCGCGGTGATCCGCCTTGTCTAATATGTATCAAACAAGAAGGAGAGCAGTCTAAGTCACACAACATTGTCCTGAGGCTTAAACCGTTTTGTGAAGATGGGCCATCATCTACAAGACAGTGGGCCTGTGCTCAGGTTGGTGACTGTGTTGAAAGTGCTGTTAATGTGCCGCCGAGAAACACCATGGTGATGGTAAACAGGAACAGGATGAGGAAAAGCCTCCCCTTGAGAGGAAGCTCAAGCAAGGATTCTCCAAGAAGAGTCAAGAAAAGTAGCTCATTTATGGAAAGTTTTACTAATCAAGTCTCGCTTGTGCATTCTAGAGGGAAAGAGAAGGTTTAA
- the LOC108852460 gene encoding fucosyltransferase 6-like — MNNAMDTKQPLDSDDEEQAYYQRSIQPKADQWKKNSGDVFRASCLKTKILMTVIFGGLLIGSVILLSFSHNFNDQLLDATSNDQLLDAASNEELLVATINGSSRSETPHDKLLGGLLTAGFDEPTCVSRYYQSSLYRKPSPYKPSEYLVSKLRSYEKLHKRCGPGTEAYKEATKNLGHGDEKNYANKSVGECKYAVWVAVYGLGNRILTLTSVFLYALLTERVVLVDQSKDISDLFCEPFPGTSWLLPNDFPLMKKIDGYGRGYSRCYGTMLNNHAISVNSTPSHLYLDILHDSRDEDKMFFCPKDQTMIDKVPWLVFKTNVYFVPSLWFSPTLRPELMKLFPQKEAVFHHLARYLFHPTNQVWGMITRYYKAHLARADETLGIQVRVFSDQAGYLQHVMDQILSCTQREKLLPQVVAQEESKVNVSTNQKLKAVLVTSLDPEYADRLKNMFWEQPSSTGEIIEVHQPSGERFQQTDKKIHDQKALAEMYLLSLTDKIVTSARSTFGYVAHSLGGLKPWLLYQPKGFTAPDPPCIRSTSIDPCHLTPPSHGCDADWGTYSGKVVPFVRECEDREHDGIKLFDEL, encoded by the exons ATGAACAACGCTATGGATACCAAGCAACCACTTGATTCAGACGATGAAGAACAAGCATATTATCAAAGATCGATTCAACCGAAAGCAGATCAATGGAAAAAG AACTCCGGAGATGTATTCAGGGCTTCGTGTTTAAAGACGAAGATTCTGATGACAGTCATCTTTGGTGGCTTACTCATTGGGTCTGTGATCTTACTATCTTTCTCTCACAACTTCAACGACCAACTTCTTGATGCAACAAGCAACGACCAACTTCTTGATGCAGCAAGCAACGAAGAACTTCTTGTTGCAACAATCAACG GTTCAAGTAGATCCGAAACACCCCATGATAAACTGTTAGGAGGGCTTTTGACAGCTGGTTTCGATGAACCTACTTGTGTGAGTAGGTATTATCAGTCTTCCTTGTACCGCAAGCCATCTCCTTACAAGCCTTCTGAGTATCTTGTCTCTAAGCTAAGAAGCTATGAGAAGCTTCACAAGCGTTGCGGTCCAGGCACAGAAGCTTACAAGGAAGCAACAAAGAATCTTGGTCATGGTGATGAGAAGAACTATGCAAACAAGTCTGTTGGTGAATGCAAATACGCCGTGTGGGTTGCGGTCTACGGTCTTGGAAACAGAATACTAACTCTTACCTCTGTCTTCCTGTACGCGCTCTTGACAGAGAGAGTCGTTCTTGTTGATCAAAGCAAAGACATTAGCGATCTCTTCTGCGAGCCGTTTCCAGGTACTTCATGGTTACTCCCTAATGACTTCCCATTGATGAAGAAGATTGATGGCTACGGCAGAGGATACTCTCGTTGTTACGGAACAATGTTGAATAACCATGCCATTAGCGTGAACTCAACCCCGAGTCATCTATATCTTGATATCTTACATGATTCAAGGGATGAAGATAAGATGTTCTTCTGCCCAAAGGATCAAACTATGATCGATAAAGTCCCTTGGTTGGTTTTCAAAACCAACGTCTACTTTGTTCCATCACTGTGGTTTAGTCCAACGCTCCGACCGGAACTGATGAAGCTGTTCCCGCAGAAAGAAGCAGTGTTTCATCATCTGGCTAGGTATCTTTTTCACCCGACGAATCAAGTTTGGGGTATGATTACTAGGTACTACAAAGCTCACTTAGCCAGAGCAGACGAAACACTCGGGATCCAAGTACGTGTGTTCAGCGACCAAGCAGGTTATTTACAACACGTCATGGACCAGATCTTGTCGTGCACGCAAAGAGAGAAACTGTTACCTCAAGTCGTTGCACAGGAAGAGTCAAAAGTCAACGTATCTACAAACCAGAAACTAAAGGCTGTTCTTGTCACATCTCTGGATCCAGAGTACGCTGACCGGTTAAAGAACATGTTTTGGGAGCAACCTAGTTCGACAGGAGAGATCATAGAAGTTCATCAGCCAAGTGGAGAAAGGTTTCAACAAACGGACAAGAAGATTCATGACCAAAAGGCACTCGCGGAGATGTATCTTCTGAGTTTGACTGATAAGATTGTCACGAGTGCAAGGTCCACGTTCGGATATGTTGCTCATAGTCTCGGAGGGTTAAAGCCATGGTTACTCTATCAGCCAAAGGGTTTCACGGCTCCTGATCCTCCTTGTATACGATCCACCTCTATTGACCCTTGTCACCTTACTCCTCCTTCTCATGGATGTGACGCTGATTGGGGAACTTACTCGGGGAAGGTTGTTCCTTTTGTAAGGGAATGTGAGGATCGTGAGCATGATGGGATTAAGCTATTTGATGAGTTGTAA
- the LOC108856235 gene encoding 2-oxoglutarate-dependent dioxygenase DAO-like, whose protein sequence is MKKTKHILYLPRENIMADLNEVIPTIDLKEVPDEKLNQQIREASERWGCFKVINHGVSSFLLSEMKKTVTDLHERPHEVKIRNTAVILSSGYIPRSELNPLYESFGLFDVASPEAINNFCDKLEASAEQREIIMKYGKAMNGLAKDLTRMLAKSYELEDPDICKEWPSQFRMNKYHFNPETVGQSGAITHTDPGFLTIVHGDDNVCGLEAMDHSSGTYFPINTSPNTLTVNLGDMAKIWSNGRLCNVKHRVKCKEAKMRISIVTFLLVPMDEVVEPPSKFVDAEHPRLYKPISDGELRKIRLSSNMHDGESLQFITLK, encoded by the exons atgaagaaaacaaaacatatccTATACTTACCGAGAGAAAACATAATGGCGGATCTCAATGAAGTCATTCCGACAATAGACTTGAAAGAGGTTCCAGATGAGAAGTTGAACCAGCAAATACGTGAGGCGAGTGAGAGATGGGGATGTTTCAAGGTGATCAACCATGGAGTTTCTTCGTTTTTGTTGTCTGAGATGAAGAAAACTGTTACAGATCTCCATGAACGTCCACACGAGGTGAAAATACGAAACACTGCTGTGATACTATCAAGTGGTTACATACCTAGAAGTGAGTTAAATCCTCTTTATGAATCATTCGGTCTTTTTGACGTCGCCTCTCCTGAAGCGATCAATAACTTTTGTGACAAACTTGAGGCCTCTGCTGAACAAAG AGAGATCATAATGAAGTATGGCAAAGCTATGAATGGTCTTGCAAAAGATTTAACGAGGATGTTAGCAAAGAGTTATGAATTAGAGGATCCTGATATATGCAAAGAATGGCCGAGCCAGTTTCGGATGAACAAATATCATTTCAATCCTGAAACTGTTGGTCAAAGTGGTGCTATAACACACACGGATCCTGGATTTTTAACAATTGTTCACGGTGATGACAATGTTTGTGGACTTGAGGCCATGGACCATTCTTCAGGAACCTATTTCCCCATAAACACGTCACCAAACACACTTACTGTCAACCTTGGTGACATGGCTAAG ATATGGAGCAATGGGAGGTTGTGCAATGTGAAGCATAGAGTGAAATGCAAAGAAGCAAAAATGAGGATTAGTATCGTCACCTTCCTATTAGTACCAATGGATGAAGTTGTTGAGCCTCCGAGTAAATTTGTTGATGCTGAACATCCACGTCTATACAAGCCTATCAGCGATGGAGAACTAAGAAAGATTAGGCTCAGCAGCAACATGCATGACGGCGAATCTCTCCAGTTTATAACCCTCAAATAA
- the LOC108857062 gene encoding 2-oxoglutarate-dependent dioxygenase DAO-like, whose amino-acid sequence MAETDGVIPTIDLEEVVSDKILNQKIREASERWGCFRVMNHGVSLSLMSDMKKTIMDLFERPHEVKVRNTDVLQGVGYRAPYDITPYYETLGLYDMTSPQAVNTFCDQLDASADQREIMLKYAKAIDGLAKGLARRLAESYGLAETDFFKGWPSQFRINKYHFKPEAVGKLGFHLHTDSGFLTILQADENVGGLEAMDNASGKFFPIMPLPNTLVVILGDMAAIWSNGRLCNVKHRVQCNESTERFSIASFLLGPVTDLEPPSEFVDAEHPRLYKPISHEGIRNIRMTKNLSDGEALKLITYE is encoded by the exons ATGGCGGAAACTGATGGAGTTATTCCGACGATAGACTTGGAAGAGGTCGTTTCAGATAAGATCTTGAACCAGAAAATCCGTGAAGCGAGCGAGAGATGGGGATGCTTTAGGGTGATGAACCATGGAGTTTCATTGTCTTTGATGTCTGATATGAAGAAGACCATTATGGATCTCTTCGAACGTCCACACGAGGTGAAAGTGCGTAACACTGATGTGTTGCAAGGGGTTGGTTACAGAGCTCCATATGATATCACTCCTTACTATGAAACATTAGGTCTCTATGACATGACTTCTCCTCAAGCTGTCAATACTTTTTGTGACCAGCTTGACGCTTCCGCGGATCAAAG GGAGATTATGTTGAAGTATGCCAAAGCTATTGATGGACTTGCAAAGGGTTTAGCAAGGAGGTTAGCAGAGAGCTACGGCTTGGCTGAGACCGACTTCTTCAAAGGATGGCCGAGCCAGTTTCGGATTaacaaatatcattttaaacCCGAAGCAGTGGGGAAACTCGGGTTTCATCTACACACAGATTCTGGTTTCTTGACGATTCTTCAAGCCGATGAAAATGTTGGTGGACTTGAAGCCATGGACAATGCTTCAGGAAAGTTCTTTCCCATAATGCCGTTGCCAAACACGCTTGTTGTCATCCTCGGGGACATGGCTGCGATCTGGAGCAACGGAAGATTGTGTAATGTGAAGCATAGAGTGCAATGCAATGAATCAACCGAGAGGTTTTCTATCGCTTCTTTTTTATTAGGACCAGTGACTGATTTGGAACCACCAAGTGAGTTTGTGGATGCTGAACATCCCCGACTATACAAGCCTATTAGTCACGAAGGGATACGAAACATTAGAATGACCAAGAACTTGTCTGATGGAGAAGCTCTCAAGCTTATAACCTATGAATGA